One region of Colius striatus isolate bColStr4 chromosome 26, bColStr4.1.hap1, whole genome shotgun sequence genomic DNA includes:
- the RHEBL1 gene encoding GTPase RhebL1, whose protein sequence is MPLVRHRKVLILGYRAVGKTSLAHQFVEGKFVECYEPTVESTYNKMVVVGKDEFQLQLVDTAGQDEYTILPHSFIIGIHGYVLVYSVTSLRSFQVVKTLRNKLYEGRGKTRMPVVLVGNKADLSLQSREVRTDEGKKLAESWGAIFLESSAKESQVTQGIFTKIIEEIDRVDNSYGRSTGCSVM, encoded by the exons ATGCCGCTCGTGCGCCACCGCAAAGTGCTCATCCTCGGGTACCgcgccgtgg GAAAAACCTCCCTAGCCCACCAGTTCGTGGAGGGGAAGTTTGTGGAGTGCTATGAGCCCACGGTGGAGAGCA CCTACAACAAGATGGTGGTGGTGGGCAAAGACGagttccagctgcagctggtggaCACGGCTGGGCAG GATGAATACACCATCCTGCCACACTCCTTCATCATCGGCATCCATGGCTACGTCCTGGTGTACTCGGTGACATCCCTGCGGAG TTTCCAGGTGGTAAAGACCCTTCGCAACAAGCTATATGAGGGTCGGGGGAAGACACG CATGCCCGTGGTGCTGGTGGGGAACAAGGCAGACCTGTCCCTGCAGAG TCGGGAGGTGAGGACAGATGAAGGGAAGAAGCTGGCGGAATCGTGGGGAGCCATCTTCCTCGAGTCCTCAGCCAAGGAGAGCCAG GTGACCCAGGGGATCTTCACAAAGATCATTGAGGAGATTGACCGGGTGGACAACTCTTACGGCAGATCGACTGGCTGCTCTGTGATGTGa